The Imtechella halotolerans DNA window AAAGGTATCCATGCCTTTAAACGAGCGTAATGGGTAAGTACATCAAGTACCTTTAGTGAACCTTTATTGGTATTCTGAAGTTGGGGAAGGAGGGTCCCCATAGGGTCTTCCAATCGAAATTTACCTTCATCATAAAGTTTCATTACTTCAGGAAGTGTTGCTAAAATCTTAGTAAGCGATGCCAAATCATACACGCTCTCTGTAGTCACTGGTGTATTTCCATTATACGTATATTTTCCAAAAGCTTTGTGGTATACCACCTTACCTCTTCGAGCCACCAGAATTTGCATTCCAGGGGTCATTTGAGCTGCAATTACTCTTTCAGCTTCCTTATCAATTTGATTTAGAATCTGGGAACTTAACCCTACAGTTTCAGGAAGCCCATATTGCAAGCGATTAATACGTACGGTATGTATGCACGAATTAACTTGAAAATCAGGGTGAGCAGTTACCGGTAATACACCTTTACCATCAATAGCTCCAAATATGAGTTGCGCAGTTTTATCCTGAGCTACTTCACTATTTTGATAACTCACTATAACAGACTCTATCTTTTCGGTTGATGGAAGATCTAATAAGGCATAAGGCTTTGTAAATACAGCGAGTATAACTTTTTTAAACATGGCAATCTCTGCAAGCCAAGCTATCTCTGTCTCTGTAAACTCATGCGCTTTCCACGGGGTCTGATTTGACCTATGCAACCCCACCACTACCGTAGAATAGGGTTCCAAATTCATCATCAAGTTTTCGATCTTGCTCCCCTTTATAAAATCCACCTTTGTATAGCGCTTTAAAGCATTATAAAATACAGAACCATCATCATCACCCATGGCAACATAGGCAATTTTATGCTTTTCCAAATTCGTCAATGGCAATAAAGCCTTGTCATTTTTAACAACAGTAAGTGCATGTTCGATAGCTTCTTCATAAAGCAAATCATCTTCAAGTGTATGTAAATCCTCAATAAGGTTAGTGGTATCAACCGGCTGAAAGTTATTCAGTCCTACCTTATACTTAGCCATTAAAATCTTCTTTACAGAATGCGCCAATCGCTCTTCAGAAATTATCTGTTGTTGATACGCCTCCTTAATTTTAGCCACTCCTTTAGGCACGTCACCGGGTATAAGAAGCACATCACTTCCTGCCAAAAAAGCAGCCAAATCCACATCACCAGGTCCTAAATGATCAGAGGCTCCTTTCATGTTCAAGGCATCAGTAAAAATAAGTCCATTAAATCCCAAGCGTTCCTTTAACAGCTCTGTAACGATACTATAAGAAAGTGAAGAGGGCAAATTAGCCTGCATTTCCAAAGCCGGAACATTAAGGTGAGCAACCATAACGCTTGCCAGATTCTTATCAATAAGCTGTTTAAATGGATATAACTCTATGCTATCTATTCGCTCTTTACTAAAGGCTATGGTCGGTAAGGTTTTATGAGAATCTTTATCCGTATCGCCATGACCTGGAAAATGCTTCCCGTTAGCCAACACTCCAGCTCGCTGCATCCCCTCCATAAAAGCAATCCCTTTTTCGGTTACTGTATATTTATCCTCTCCAAAGGAACGATTCCCTATAATAGGATTTTTAGGATTGGTATTGATGTCTATATCAGGAGCAAAATTAATGTGAACACCTAAACGCTTGGCATGGGCACCAATACGGTACCCTACTTTTGAAATGATACTATTATCTTCAATAGCCCCTAAAGTCATGTTCCATGGGTAGGCAAATGTTGAATCTAACCGCATGGCAAGCCCCCATTCGGCGTCCATTGAAATCATCAGTGGGATTTTAGAAAGTGCTTGATATTCGTTGGTCAACTTAGCCTGACGCATCGGACCACCTTTTGAAAAGATAATCCCTCCAATGTGATAGTCTTCTATCAATTTTTTTACGCGTTCGGTATGAGCACCTTGATTTGCAGAAAATACATCTACCATGTATAACTGTCCTATTTTTTCATCTAAGGACATCGCATTATACTTCTCTTCTACCCATTTTCTTTGGGTAGAAACATCTTCTGTCTCAAGTGGATTAATCTGTTGGGCTGTTGCCAAAAAACAGAAACTACTTAAAACAATGGATAAAAAACAATGAATTGGGTGCAAACGTAGGTGGAGCATCTTCATGAAATCTTGACTTTTGGTAAAAATAACGTAAATAATGTGCCAAAAGATACATCGATACTGTTAAAATAAAAAGCCAAAATTACAGATTCTTACTGCAATTTTGGCTTTTAATCTCTTAATGAAGCAATTAGTTAGCTAACGAATCGATTATGCCAGCTCTCGGAAGCTGGAACCTCCCATGCATTTTCATATTCGTATTTATTAATTACCAAATTATTGAATACCACGGTGTTTTTGGAAACGGCCTTTTCTTTGGCCATTTTTTTAAATTCCAGTAAGGTTTTATACGCCACAAACTCCCCTTGCTTATAAGACACATTCATTTTATCCAACAGATCAACTCCATAGTGTTGTTCAAGGGATTGAATAAAGTGAACAGAAGCATCTATCGAGCAACCTGTCGCGGCTTGCACCTCCTGATTAAGTGCTAAAACAATAAACCGATTATACCGTATTTGGTAAGAGGCTTCAAGTCCAATTCCGTGAGCTGTCCATTCCTCTACAAATGCACGAAGTTTCGTTTCTATCTCTAACAATTCTTCAGCTGAAAAACTTCTATTTGATTGATAAATCCATACCCGAGCAGTCTCTGGTAGGCTTTCAAAAGGTACATACATCTTTTCTACATTAATTCATTTACAAATCCTGTGCTTGCGCTATAAGTTCAGCAATATCCATAACAGCTACTTCTGACTCCTTTTCCTTCACTTTCACCCCATCGGTCATCATTGTATTACAGAAAGGGCAACCTGTGGCAACAATAGTAGGTTGAGTTTCCAAGGCTTGTTCGGTACGCTCAATATTAACATCTTTATCCCCTTTTTCAGGCTCCTTAAACATTTGAGCCCCTCCAGCTCCACAACATAAACCTCTGGATTTACATTTTTTCATCTCCACAAGCTCAGCTTCTAACTTAGTAATCAACTCCCTAGGAGCCTCATACACATTATTAGCCCTGCCCAAATAACAAGGATCATGAAAGGTAATTCGTTTGCCTTTAAACTGCCCACCTTCTATTGTAAGCTTTCCTTCATCCAATAGGGACTTCAAGAACTGAGTGTGGTGCATAACCTCATATTCTCCACCAAGAGAAGGATATTCATTCTTAATGGTATTGAAACAATGAGGGCAAGCCGTTACAATCTTTTTAACTTCATAAGCATTGAGCACTTCTATATTTGTCATGGCCTGCATCTGAAATAAAAATTCATTTCCAGATCGTTTCGCCGGATCTCCAGTACAGCTTTCTTCCGTACCTAAAACTGCAAAATCAACACCCGCTTTATTAAGTAATTTCACAAAAGCTTTGGTGATTTTCTTTGCACGATCGTCAAAACTTCCGGCGCAGCCAACCCAAAACAATACTTCAGGTTGCTTGCCACTAGCCATCATCTCGGCCATGGTTGGTACATGCAGTGCTTCACTCATACAATTAATATTTTAGGTAGTTCATTTAAAAACAACAGTCTTCTTATTGATCATGTTTTCCATCATCGAAGACCTGAATAGTTACTTCTTTCTCTACTAAGTCCGTAAATTTTCCGTTGTATCGAGTAGCCTTCACTAAATGATTATCTACCCAATGATAATTCCCTCCTCTTGGTTTTCCCATTACCATACCATGGTATTTAAATCCATGTTTATCTAGCCATTGCTCCGTCACCTCTCTATGAGCCTCTGTTCGCGAAGTAAAAAAGAAAATAACATGACCTTCATCATACCAACGGTTAAGAGTCTGTAAGGCATCTGGGTATACATTAGCAGTTGCCATACGCTCAGGTTCTTCATTTGGAATATCATCACAGATAGTGCCATCTATGTCAATTAGATAATTCTTGACTCCTTCAGGAAGCACCGGACTTACATGTGCTCCTTCTTCTACTTTTTCATGCAGTAATTTTTCTACGTCTTCAATCTTCATGATTGTGGTTGTTTGGGTTGATAATTTGTTTTATAGCAATTTTTATTCTGATTATTTTCTTTTCTTTTTATTTATTCGTTTTTCCAATTGAGTCGATCCATTTGATTGTAAGGCCAAGGAGCGCCATTATTTTCAATATTAGTCATCATGTTATTAAGCTCCATAGGCGCTGCAGACTGCTCCATCACCAAATAACGACGCATATCCATTATAATAGAAAGCGGATTAATACTCACAGGACATGCTTCAACACAAGCATTACATGAAGTACAAGCCCATAATTCCTCTCTACTGATATAATCATCAAGCAACTGTTTTCCATCTGCCACGAACACTCCATCATTAGCATCTCTATTTTTACCCACTTCTTGTAATCGATCTCGAGTATCCATCATGATTTTTCGAGGTGATAGCTTTTTCCCAGTTTGGTTTGCTGGGCATTCACTTGTACAACGACCACATTCTGTGCAGGTATATGCACTTAATAATTGTACCCAGTTTAAATCAG harbors:
- a CDS encoding glycoside hydrolase family 3 N-terminal domain-containing protein; the protein is MKMLHLRLHPIHCFLSIVLSSFCFLATAQQINPLETEDVSTQRKWVEEKYNAMSLDEKIGQLYMVDVFSANQGAHTERVKKLIEDYHIGGIIFSKGGPMRQAKLTNEYQALSKIPLMISMDAEWGLAMRLDSTFAYPWNMTLGAIEDNSIISKVGYRIGAHAKRLGVHINFAPDIDINTNPKNPIIGNRSFGEDKYTVTEKGIAFMEGMQRAGVLANGKHFPGHGDTDKDSHKTLPTIAFSKERIDSIELYPFKQLIDKNLASVMVAHLNVPALEMQANLPSSLSYSIVTELLKERLGFNGLIFTDALNMKGASDHLGPGDVDLAAFLAGSDVLLIPGDVPKGVAKIKEAYQQQIISEERLAHSVKKILMAKYKVGLNNFQPVDTTNLIEDLHTLEDDLLYEEAIEHALTVVKNDKALLPLTNLEKHKIAYVAMGDDDGSVFYNALKRYTKVDFIKGSKIENLMMNLEPYSTVVVGLHRSNQTPWKAHEFTETEIAWLAEIAMFKKVILAVFTKPYALLDLPSTEKIESVIVSYQNSEVAQDKTAQLIFGAIDGKGVLPVTAHPDFQVNSCIHTVRINRLQYGLPETVGLSSQILNQIDKEAERVIAAQMTPGMQILVARRGKVVYHKAFGKYTYNGNTPVTTESVYDLASLTKILATLPEVMKLYDEGKFRLEDPMGTLLPQLQNTNKGSLKVLDVLTHYARLKAWIPFYVHTLSKTAKQPLENYYRRLPEKGFNLHVADGLYMRDDYQDSIMKIINESDLLSKKSYVYSDLAFYYMKQYVESQYDKPIDQLVNIHYYNSLGANFTTYNPLVRFSKDQIVPTEVDDYFRHQTIQGYVHDMGAAMQGGVGGHAGLFSNANDVAKLMQLFMQKGNYGGKVYFKPETLDTFNQCFYCEENNRRGVGFDKPQLEKEGPTCGCVSMTSFGHTGFTGTYAWADPEQEIVYVFLSNRTYPTANNRKLIAENVRSNIQELIYSAILD
- a CDS encoding (Fe-S)-binding protein; translation: MSEALHVPTMAEMMASGKQPEVLFWVGCAGSFDDRAKKITKAFVKLLNKAGVDFAVLGTEESCTGDPAKRSGNEFLFQMQAMTNIEVLNAYEVKKIVTACPHCFNTIKNEYPSLGGEYEVMHHTQFLKSLLDEGKLTIEGGQFKGKRITFHDPCYLGRANNVYEAPRELITKLEAELVEMKKCKSRGLCCGAGGAQMFKEPEKGDKDVNIERTEQALETQPTIVATGCPFCNTMMTDGVKVKEKESEVAVMDIAELIAQAQDL
- a CDS encoding LNS2 domain-containing protein, producing the protein MKIEDVEKLLHEKVEEGAHVSPVLPEGVKNYLIDIDGTICDDIPNEEPERMATANVYPDALQTLNRWYDEGHVIFFFTSRTEAHREVTEQWLDKHGFKYHGMVMGKPRGGNYHWVDNHLVKATRYNGKFTDLVEKEVTIQVFDDGKHDQ